Proteins encoded by one window of Torulaspora delbrueckii CBS 1146 chromosome 2, complete genome:
- the GGC1 gene encoding Ggc1p (similar to Saccharomyces cerevisiae GGC1 (YDL198C); ancestral locus Anc_8.445) has translation MAGNDRKQSGVARLLGSASAGILEIGVFHPVDTISKRLMSNHTKISSSAELNRVIFRDHSGEALGKRLFTLFPGLGYAAVYKVLQRVYKYGGQPFANEYLNKHYKADFDQTFGEKTGKALRSATAGSLIGIGEIVLLPLDVLKIKRQTNPESFKGRGFLRILKDEGLFNLYRGWGWTAARNAPGSFALFGGNAFAKEYILGLKDYSQATWGQNFVSSIVGASASLIVSAPLDVIKTRIQNKNFDNPQSGFTIVKNTLRNEGFTAFFKGLTPKLLTTGPKLVFSFALAQSFIPMFDKMLQK, from the coding sequence ATGGCTGGTAACGATAGAAAACAATCTGGTGTGGCTCGTTTGCTAGGCTCTGCCTCAGCCGGTATCCTGGAGATCGGTGTATTCCACCCGGTCGATACTATCTCGAAGAGATTGATGTCTAATCACACTAAGATCTCATCTAGTGCGGAGTTGAACCGTGTGATCTTTCGTGACCACAGTGGCGAGGCTTTGGGTAAGCGTTTGTTTACTTTGTTCCCAGGTTTGGGTTACGCTGCTGTGTACAAGGTTTTGCAGAGAGTTTACAAATATGGTGGTCAACCATTCGCCAACGAGTACTTGAACAAACATTACAAGGCTGATTTTGACCAGACGTTTGGCGAAAAGACTGGTAAGGCCTTAAGATCTGCTACTGCAGGTTCTCTTATCGGTATCGGTGAAATCGTTCTTTTGCCATTGGAcgtcttgaagatcaagagacaGACCAACCCTGAGTCCTTCAAGGGTAGAGGCTtcttgagaattttgaagGACGAAGGTTTGTTCAACCTTTACAGAGGTTGGGGATGGACCGCTGCCAGAAACGCTCCCGGTTCATTTGCGCTGTTCGGTGGTAACGCTTTCGCCAAAGAGTACATTTTGGGTCTCAAGGACTACAGTCAGGCTACTTGGGGTCAAAACTTCGTTTCGTCGATTGTTGGTGCTTCTGCCTCGCTAATTGTCTCTGCTCCATTGGATGTTATCAAGACTAGAATTCAGAACAAAAACTTCGACAACCCACAAAGCGGGTTCACCATCGTCAAGAACACTTTGAGGAATGAAGGTTTCactgctttcttcaagggTCTAACACCCAAATTGCTAACTACAGGTCCAAAACTAGTGTTTTCTTTTGCTCTAGCACAGTCTTTCATTCCAATGTTCGACAAAATGCTACAGAAATAA